TTTCCGCCGAAACTGCAATATAAGCCATCGAGTTCGGGAACGCTGCCTGAACGGCAAGGGTTTGCAGCACCAAGCTCCCGGGTAGCGGAGACACCTTCCTACCCTGCCGCCATTCTCCAGCATAAAGCTCCGTGGTAGCGGAGAGCTCACCCACCCCTCCCATAGACTGGCCTGGATATTACCACCAGGGCCTAAAGCCCGACCAGGGTCCGAACCAGGGTCTGAAACCCCACCAAGGCCCAACCCAGGGCCTAAAGCCCCACCAAGGCCCAACCCAGGGTCTGGCCCAGGGCCGGAAACCCCAGAACTGTTGAGCATTATATTCATCGAACATGATATTTACCCCCCATATTTGCATTTTCTACAGGTGAAACAACCGTTGCTCCGGAGCCCTCCCTCCGCTAAGTCGCAACTTATTGTTTCTCATTACAGTGTTAATAGAACGGTGAAAGTTGAAATTTTTATATTATATTATGTAGATACCTATCAGTTTGTTAATCGTTGCACTGTAAAATATGCGGTAATGTTAAGCCTGTCCAACCTGATAAAAACCGGGGACGAAATGTCACTTTTATCTTAGCTTGAATATACTAGATTGAGCTAATGTTTAAGGGGTGATTTTCCATGTATTACTACCCGTTCGTACGCCGGTGTCCCCGGGGAACTATGCCCTATATAATTAAAGCAGGAGATACCTATTACAGCATTGCCCTGCGGTATAATACCTCCGTACCGGCTCTGATTGCCGCCAACCCGGGCGTAAATCCCAATTTTTTGCAAATAGGCCAGACGATATGTGTGCCTGTAAGGCCCCAAGTGCCGCCCTGCCCGGGTGGAAACTACTATACAATTAAGCCGGGGGATACCTTCTATTCAATTGCCCGCCGCTATAATATCTCATTGGATGATTTACTGGCAGCCAATCCAGGAGTGGACCCGGACAGGTTGCTGGTGGGTCAGGTTATCTGCATACCTGTAGCAGTACCGCCTACAGAGTGCCCGGACGGAACCAGACCTTATAAAATCAGGAGGGGTGACACTTTTTATTCTATAGCTGTCCGATTTGGCATAAGCCTGGATGCGCTTTTAGCGGCCAACCCAGGAGTAGATCCGGATGCCTTGCGGGTCGGCGAACAGATATGTGTACCGAGACGCCGGAGGTAAAAAAAAACTTCCCGTGGATATTATTAAACTCTTTATTAATAGGCGTTTTCAGGTTTTCGGTTGAAAATTAATCGAATACTTGGGGCCGCCGTCTTTTTTTGGACAGGGTCTTTGGGGTTTGCGACCGGGTTTTTCGGGGACCTTCTCTTTTTCTTTGTCTAAATTGGAGGGGGCTTTTCCACCATAGTTGGCGCCGATGTTGAGGATGCCGCTTAACTCCTTGATGCCCAAAGTTCCAATATTGTTTACCAGTTCTACTTTGTCCACCATGATTTTATCTACATAAAGCTGTTCAATTATTATGGGAGGTTCGTTTTCAGATTGTCTGTTGCGACACTGTTCCCTAAGCGTGACGAGCTGTTCTTCCAGGCTCCTGATTTTATTTTTTATCTGCTCTTTATGGCAGGTTACGCAGAATATGCCGATAATGTTTTTAATTCTTTTTGTTATGTTGTATACCATAGTTATCCCTGCATTTGTTTTATTTTATATGAATGAATTCTTCCTGTTCTCTGCAGATACGTGGAAATTTTATTTCCAAAAGCCCTTTATCAAAACGGGCCTCAATGCCGTTTTTATCAACAACTTCCGGCAACTGAACAGTACGTTGAAAGGGACCGTAAAACCTCTCGGTTATTACCTGGGTATAATTCTTATAAATGGGTTGTATGTTACCGGTTATGCTAAGCCGGTCCCCGGCCAAACTTAATTGTATTTCCTCCTTGGCCTGCCCCGGTAAAGATACAACAACTAAAATTTCTTTTTCATTCATATATATGTCTACGGGGGGAAAGGTACCGGGTCTGGCGTGGTTACCAAACATTTCTGTAAAAGATGACAGCATTTGCTGGGTATGAGGGTTGCTAAATATTTCGGACCAAAAATCTTTTCCCTGATATTTTTGCGTCAATTCCCGCCAACGCATTAATTTCTCCATATCCAAGCCTGTTCACCTCCTGCCGGTACGCGACATGATTTTGCAGTTTTCGGCATATGTTGGTAATATAGCCAGGGGGGAAGTAAATGCCGTCTATAGTAATTAATATTTTTTTAGTGAAAATTAATTCCATAGAAAATGCTTCTGCCTTCAATATCGGTCAAAGCCTACAGGCTGATTGGGTTAATTCGGATAAGCGAAATCAGGGATTTGGCCAGAATTACGGCGATGAAAGCTGTTTCCTGGGTACCCGTTGTTTTGTAGATGATAATGACGGGGTGGATTCGCCGGCGACCAAAACCTCTTTGCCCCCGGGAAGGCAAAATTTCCTGAAGGAGGATTGGTAAATTGTTTGCACCCATGGTGGTAAACTTATTGGGGTTTAAGATTAATGTTGCGGAGCGGAATAGCATTATTAGCCTAGGTCCCGTATTCCAGATTGATGTTTTTCAATCCAATAAACGGAACCAGGGGTTCGGTGAACAAAACGGCGACTTGTCCCCTAACTGGTTCCCTGTCCAAGCTGTAAACAACCCAGTAGTTCAGGATTCTGCTTCGGCGAAACTCAGCGCTGTATAACAATAATAAATTGTTATGGTGATAAAAGAAAAAACGGCCAAGTTTCCAGCCACAGTTTATCGCCAAACTCTCCATTTTTCTCCAAGAACCGGGTCAAATGGTTTCTATGCTTAAGGATGAACTATTACCGGTGCCCCCTCGTGCTTTACTGATTATGGACCTGTCAGCGGTTCCGCTTCGGAAAACATTTGACCCTGTTCGGACATCTGTTAAATTCTGCGTGGTAGTTAATTTCCCCCTCCCCTTTCGGCGGTCGAACCAAAGTCAGGATGTTTGTCCAGAGAACCCAAAAACATGGCCTAGGATTATTTTATAATTTAGGCGAAACAATTTAACAAGGGTTATCCCGAGTAGAAGGAGGTGGAAAAGCAATGTATAAACTCATGGTTGTCGATGGTGATAAGCTGGTACGTCAAACAATTCAAACCATTATAAAAGAAAGAAATATTCCCCTGAGTTATGCGGCCGAAGCTACAGATGGCGTTGAGGCTTTGTTAAAAGCAAGAAAGGTCAAACCAGATGTGGTTATCATGGAAATAAATATACCGAAATTTGATGGTTTGAACACAGCAGAAAAAATTAAAGAATTTCTGCCGCAGTGCCAGGTGATTTTTATCTCAGCTCATAAAGAATTTGAATATGTCAGACAAGCTTTAAGAATAGGGGCCTTTGATTACCTGCTCAAGCCGGTGCAGCCCGGGGAGTTTGAGGAAGTTTGCTGCAAGTTAACGGAAATTTTGGGTATTAACGAACAAGAGGAACTTGAGTTTGAACGGGAAAAAGTAGAATTGGCAAGCACCCAGTTATTTATCCGAAAAGTTTTACTGTCCGGTTGTTTTTCGGGCAGTAACGAGTTAAGAAACCAATTCCATGAGTTTTTTGTCAGTTTGAAGTGTGGAGTGTTAATGGTATTGTCAAGTCATGCCATTAATTTGGACAAATTAATTGTTCATAATATTATTGGGATGTTAAAAGGAAATCTGTATTTATGTCCAGTCCCGTTGAATCCCAACCAAATCGTTGTTTTTTTCGGACAAAAATATGGACAGTCTAAATTGACAACCACCGTTCTAAAAAAATACGGTTACAGATTGATGGAACAGGTTGCCCTGAAAACAGGTATTGAGTTAAATATCGGCATTGGAAAAATATATAAGGATCTGTCCAAGTTAAGAAAATCATATCTGGAGGCCTGTGATGCTTTGAATCTGGCCGAGTTTCTGCGGATGAATGGGGTTTTGTTAACCATTGAAGAATGTGAGAAGTTTTATAAAGATTTATCTAATTATCTTTTGGACAGAGAAAAAAAATTAATAGACATGATTTTAAGAAAGAAACATGATGACGCAATCATATGTATTCATGATATATTTAATGACTTCCAGCCCCGTTTGGAGTCGAATCTTATTTGGGAAAAAGTCTTTTGTCTCGAAATTCTGGCGGTGCTGTTAAGAGCTGCCCGCAAAGCCAATGTAAATTCAGAGGAACTTTCGCAAATCAATTCTGCCTTAACGAATGAATTGGTTGATATGACTGATTTAGGAAAAAGGTTATGGGTAGAATGGTTGGAACATTGTGTGGATAGAATTATAGCATTGATTGCAAATAACGAAAAAGCTTCGGTTCAGCGTCTCATTAAGGAGATTAAAGAATATATTGAAAATAACCTGAATAAATCTATCACCCTGAAGGACATAAGTGAATTAACTCATTATAATCCTCAATATTTCTCCCGCGCTTTCAAAAAAGAAATCGGGATGACGGTTATTGAGTACTTAACGCACCGGCGCATCGAAAAGGCCAAGATGTTATTGAAGAAAGAAAGGCTGCCTGTTAGACTGGTAGCGAAAAAGGTGGGTTTTTCCGATGTTGCTTATTTTAGCCGGGTATTCAGGAAAGTTGTTGGCGTTAAACCCAGTGAATTCCGGGAAAAATCTGGATAAAACCGGATAAAGTTCAATAACATTCAATATTGGTTGCACGGTGTGAAAAACCGTGCTTTATTTATGTCCAAAACTTACAGATCAGATTTGAAATTAAACTCAATTACCCGTTAGTAACTAAAATGTCCAGATAATACAAATATAAATCCCAAAAATCCAAAGGTAAATTGTATGTCGGTTATAAAAATATTCGACATAGTAAAAATTAGCAAAAACAGTCCCAATATAACTATGGATGTGGGTAGTTACCTCATGTGTATTTATTGTTTTGAAAATAGCTTGAATACTTTTCACAAATTAGAGTTTGCGGTCAAAGGGGAGAAAATACCATGAGAAAAATAGAAGACCTGATTAAAGAGGTTTTGGAAAGTCCGCTCAATAATTCCGAACGGGCCGAACAGATATCAACCGGTACTGATTATATTGAAATAAACGATAACAGGGGGATTTCTTCAACGGAGAATCAGGACGGAAGCGTTTGTGTGAAAAACGGTAAAATCATTATCAGTTACCCTAAAGGTACAGGTAAATACGCCAGTGTTTCTCCCGGCGATGGAGTTATGTTTTTGGTTAACGGCATGGAAGTTGGCGACAAGGTGCTGTTGACTGAAGATATACATTTACAAATAGTCTTTGATGAGGAGAAACCACAAAGTAATTTAGAGATTACTATTTCCGACGATGGACTGGAAGCATACCTGACTGTGCAGCGGCAGCCATACAGGAAATACCGGTTGGCAGATCAGGAAGCATCTCAACATCTAGTTTTAAAAAAAGAAGTTGTTGAAGAAATTTTACCGCCACCGGTAGACCTTGCAGAGGTCTTGGAGGAGTTAGAGTCACTGGGGATTAAAAGTGGAATTGACTTTGCCGCCCTGGAGCGGGAGCTTAAAGCGCCCACGGGGGAAAAAATAGTTATAGCCCGCGGCCGACCGCCTGTTCTTCCTCAGGATGCTTATGTAGAGTACCTGTTTAGCAACGACCAGAGAATTTCAAAAGAAATGCGGGACGCCGGACGAATAGATTATTTGGACAAAGGACAGTTCCAATCTGTTGAAATGGGAACTGTACTGGCTGTAAAGCGCCCCCCGGTTCCCGGAAAAAAAGGGGTAACGGTTACTGGGAAAGAGATACCCGTAGGTGAACCTAAAGATGTTCAAATTAATGTGGGCGAAGGGGCTTGCCTTGTGAATAACGGGCAGAAAGCGGTGGCCGTGATAGCTGGACGTCCTGTTTTAGCCGGGAAACAAAGGCTGATCAAAGTGTTACCAGAGCTTACCGTTCCAGGTGATGTCAATATTTCCACGGGGCATATCCGGTTTAAAGGCGATGTGGTTATTCACGGAAACGTTTTGGAGGGATTAATTGTCCAGGCTACCGGTAGGGTAACTGTCTTGGGCAATGTTTATTCAGGGCAAATTTTTGCCGGGGGTAGTATATTTATAGGGCAAAGCCTTATAGGGGGATTGGTAACAGCCGGCGGAGAGGGGGCTTTTTTAAATCGTATTCTTCCCGGAGTTAACCTGTTACTGAAAATGTTAGCCAATATTAAGAAAAATATTAAACAGTTAAAAAGCAATCCCAATTTTTCTGTTGGGGATTTAAATATTAAAGGTGACGGAAACCTTATAAAATTGCTTATTGATATGAAGTATAAGGAACTGCCGGCCATAGTGGCAAACTTGAGCAGTCATTTAAAGTCCGTTAGATATAAACCCAGTTCTGAAATAATTAACTGTATAAACGTAATGACTGAAAAATTAACAGGGCTGGGACCTTTGAACATAAAGTCCCTTGATGAATTAACCGACATAGAAAAAATGTTGGCTGAAATTACCCGAATTGCCGAGGAATCAGCCGAAATAGCGGAAGCGGATGTTACGGTTAAGTATGTTCAAAATGCCACCGTAGAGGCTACCGGTTCGATTTACATAGCAGGGCAGGGATGTTACCGCACCAATCTATATGCCGGCAAAGATATAACCATAGCAGGTATTTGCCGCGGTGGTGAGATCACGGCTGAAGGGGATATTTCGGTTTCCCAATTGGGGGCTGGTTCGGCGGTGTTAACGAAAATTTCAACCAAAGAGAGCGGTGTAATTAAGGCCCAAAAAGTATATCCCAACGTTATTTTGAAAATAGGTCATCATTCTTATAAAGCGCATTCCGAAATGCAGAATGTGTATTGCTGTTGGGATGATGACAAGGGTTTATTTGTTAGTAGCAAATGATAAATAATGAGAGGTGTCACTATGATAGACGTTCGGATAAAACAAGAAGGTTATACCAAACATATAGCGTTGTCCGGGAACATTGACATGGCAAATGCTTCCGAATGTGAAGAAGTTTTGACCAATAACTTGACCGGTGTGACGAAAATGGCGCTGGATCTATCCGGACTGTTATTTATTGATTCAACGGGAGTCGGCAGTCTGGTATCAGCCATCAAATCCGCTTTTGATAAGAATATTCAGTTTGAGCTGGTTAATGTACCGGAGGGAATAGATGAAGTGTTTGAAATCATCGGCCTTTATGAAGTTTTGCAACAGGGGCCGGGCAAATGAAAAAACTGTGGGCAATAATTATAATTTTGGGGGTTATTGTTAACGGTACATTATTATATATTTCCAACGACATTTTTATTAATCAGTTAGCTTTTGCCTGCGTATATCTTTTACTTTCGTTAATAAATCTCGAATCGGACCAAAAAATGGCCTTTTCCCTTGAAGTCAGTGTATTGGCATATTCTGCTACAAGTTTTGCTCCTGACTGGGCGCTGTTTACTGCATTTTTAGGCGGTATAATCAAAGGCATTTACGAACAGTTCCGGCTGAAAAAACCTCTTAAAGATATAATTTTTAATTTTTCCACCCAGGTATTCGCCACTTTAACTGCAGGACGCTTTCTGTTACAACTGCAAAAATCGGTTGACCTGACATTATATACTCGGTTGTTGGTTTTTCTGGTAAGCTTTTTTACCGCGAGTATCATTATAAAACTTTTGTATACTGCATTGTTAAATGAAGGTAGATTCACCAAAGATTTATTTTACTCTGTTAAGTTCAATCTTTTATCCATGGTAGGAATAGGTTTGGTTTCCGTGGTGGGAACCATTGTGATGGAAGAAAGGAACTACCTGGTATTTCTATTGGTTTTCTTTTTCTTGCTGTACCTGCAATATATCATTGATGGTTTGGTAAAGGAACGTAACCGGAATTTGTATTTGTCTCAATTAATTATAAGTATGCTGAACCAGGACCTGGAGCTAATTCGCGATATGTATGCCAAGTTACTTCCCGCGCCGAAGCAAACCTGGGAAAACTTAGATATATTTGCATTTAACTGTCCTGCCGAGAAAATTGGTGGCGATTTTTATGATTTTATCCCTTTAAGCGAAACATTATTCGCTTTTGTAATCGGCGATGTTATGGGGCATGGGATGAAGGCTGCCATTCAAGTGAATAATACCATGTTCACCATCCGGGCCCTTTTAAGGGGCAAGGCAAGTCCCGGTGATTGCCTTACAGAATTAAATAAAATTAGCTGCTCGTATTTAAACAAAACAAAGCAATTTTTTACGGTATTTCTGGGGGTATATGACACTTCAGAGAAAATTTTGCGTTTTGCTAACGGTGGCCACTTACCCCCCATAGTTTATAGACAAAAGCCGGGACGGGCAGAGTTTCTGCGGGTAGAAGGTCCGGCAGTGGGTTTTTTATCCAATTATCAATATAGGGAAGGTTACTGCAGCCTGGAACCAGGTGACATCCTGGTTCTGTATACCGATGGATTACCGGAAATACTCAGTGGGATAAACATGAGGAACGGTAGCAAAATTCTGCAATTTGTTCAGCAACATGCAGGCCAACCAGGATTTTATGAGGCACTCAAAAATGAAGTTGAGTTGCTTGCCGGGAAAAACAAAGACGATGTTACCTTTGCATTAATTATAATTCATTAAAAGTCCTCGGTAAATAAGGAAGGATTGGAAATCATGATTGAGTGCAAAAAGTGCAAAAAAAATTCTGAGACCGCCTGTGCGGATTGTTATTCCCTTATTGACGGGGGGTTGCTGCGCAGGAAACTGGATTATTCCAAAAACATAATATTGGAATCTCCGGAAGGAGAAAAATATCCAGGGGAACTGTTCATGGTCAGCCCGGTAAGTTTAGGTATTAAATGTCAGGTTCCTTCAGGCAAGCATTATACTATAAACCTACAAGAAAACCTGCAGGTCAAAGTGCAAAAAATTTCCGACCGGGGCAAATTTGATTACCATGGCTTTGATATTATAGAAGTCCGGCGGCAGGGGGAATGTTCCTACCGGTTAAATAACGATGAATATATGACCCTCACGATGTCGGACGAACAATTGGTTGAAAAAATTACGGAATCACTACCGGACAACGTGAAGGGCATTGTCTTCGAGAGGTTAACAAAAGAGCTGGAAAAGGCCAAAATTTTGGATTCACTCCAGGTTGGGCAGGTGTTTAAGTACCAAAAAGACACATTTAAGCCTTTAAATAAACGGGCAGGGCCCCTTTCATTACCTGTTCAGGACCTGGTTAAGGTTGCTAAAAAATGCTGTAGAACCGGGGAGCCTATGCGGGAAGTCCTGCTGGTGGGGGATAAAATGTATGATGCCCACGCTATCCCTTTTGACTATGATACCGGCGGTTTACTGGTGCTGGATGTAACTGCTGTTCTGGAGAAAGAGAGGGAGATAAAGAAAAAAGAAAAGCGGGTATACCGGGAAGTAATAGAGGCTGTCACCTGTGGCAAATTGCTTCTAGCCGAAAGAGAAGAAATCGCCGCCTATATGGCTGTTGGTACAACTGTTTTAAGCGCAAATTTTTGCAAACCGGAAGACCTCGATTCTGTAAGGAGAAAAATCGAACGTATATTTAACAAATGCGGAATAGATCAAAAAGAAATTACTGTTTTGCTGATTTGTATTTCCGAGGCTTTGACTAATGCAGTAAAACATGCTGATGGTGGAACTTGTAAAGTTAATATACTTTCAAACGGATTCAGGATTGAAGTTTCTGATACTGGGCCCGGGATTGCAATGGAGAATTTACCAAAAGCGACATTAATGAAGAATTTTTCAACAAAGCAATCTTTGGGTTGTGGATTTACCATCATGTTAAAATATGCTGACAGGTTAATACTGTCCACCGGTATAGAGGGAACAACGCTGATTATTGAGAAATCATGTATTTTACCGGTTGAAATTAGTTTAAACGATAGCATGGATAAGTTAACCTGATATTCGAATCCAAAGGGGGCTAATATGTCTTTAATAATTAAGAAAAAGGTAGAAGAAGAAGTGACTTATTACAGGTTAGCCGGCATCCTCGACATATCAACGGATGCATTTGACGATAATTTCAGTGATTTAAAGGATGTAGGAGATTTAGTTATTGATATTGATGA
This is a stretch of genomic DNA from Thermincola ferriacetica. It encodes these proteins:
- a CDS encoding LysM peptidoglycan-binding domain-containing protein, with translation MYYYPFVRRCPRGTMPYIIKAGDTYYSIALRYNTSVPALIAANPGVNPNFLQIGQTICVPVRPQVPPCPGGNYYTIKPGDTFYSIARRYNISLDDLLAANPGVDPDRLLVGQVICIPVAVPPTECPDGTRPYKIRRGDTFYSIAVRFGISLDALLAANPGVDPDALRVGEQICVPRRRR
- a CDS encoding PP2C family protein-serine/threonine phosphatase; this translates as MKKLWAIIIILGVIVNGTLLYISNDIFINQLAFACVYLLLSLINLESDQKMAFSLEVSVLAYSATSFAPDWALFTAFLGGIIKGIYEQFRLKKPLKDIIFNFSTQVFATLTAGRFLLQLQKSVDLTLYTRLLVFLVSFFTASIIIKLLYTALLNEGRFTKDLFYSVKFNLLSMVGIGLVSVVGTIVMEERNYLVFLLVFFFLLYLQYIIDGLVKERNRNLYLSQLIISMLNQDLELIRDMYAKLLPAPKQTWENLDIFAFNCPAEKIGGDFYDFIPLSETLFAFVIGDVMGHGMKAAIQVNNTMFTIRALLRGKASPGDCLTELNKISCSYLNKTKQFFTVFLGVYDTSEKILRFANGGHLPPIVYRQKPGRAEFLRVEGPAVGFLSNYQYREGYCSLEPGDILVLYTDGLPEILSGINMRNGSKILQFVQQHAGQPGFYEALKNEVELLAGKNKDDVTFALIIIH
- a CDS encoding DUF342 domain-containing protein; this translates as MRKIEDLIKEVLESPLNNSERAEQISTGTDYIEINDNRGISSTENQDGSVCVKNGKIIISYPKGTGKYASVSPGDGVMFLVNGMEVGDKVLLTEDIHLQIVFDEEKPQSNLEITISDDGLEAYLTVQRQPYRKYRLADQEASQHLVLKKEVVEEILPPPVDLAEVLEELESLGIKSGIDFAALERELKAPTGEKIVIARGRPPVLPQDAYVEYLFSNDQRISKEMRDAGRIDYLDKGQFQSVEMGTVLAVKRPPVPGKKGVTVTGKEIPVGEPKDVQINVGEGACLVNNGQKAVAVIAGRPVLAGKQRLIKVLPELTVPGDVNISTGHIRFKGDVVIHGNVLEGLIVQATGRVTVLGNVYSGQIFAGGSIFIGQSLIGGLVTAGGEGAFLNRILPGVNLLLKMLANIKKNIKQLKSNPNFSVGDLNIKGDGNLIKLLIDMKYKELPAIVANLSSHLKSVRYKPSSEIINCINVMTEKLTGLGPLNIKSLDELTDIEKMLAEITRIAEESAEIAEADVTVKYVQNATVEATGSIYIAGQGCYRTNLYAGKDITIAGICRGGEITAEGDISVSQLGAGSAVLTKISTKESGVIKAQKVYPNVILKIGHHSYKAHSEMQNVYCCWDDDKGLFVSSK
- a CDS encoding ATP-binding protein, with the translated sequence MIECKKCKKNSETACADCYSLIDGGLLRRKLDYSKNIILESPEGEKYPGELFMVSPVSLGIKCQVPSGKHYTINLQENLQVKVQKISDRGKFDYHGFDIIEVRRQGECSYRLNNDEYMTLTMSDEQLVEKITESLPDNVKGIVFERLTKELEKAKILDSLQVGQVFKYQKDTFKPLNKRAGPLSLPVQDLVKVAKKCCRTGEPMREVLLVGDKMYDAHAIPFDYDTGGLLVLDVTAVLEKEREIKKKEKRVYREVIEAVTCGKLLLAEREEIAAYMAVGTTVLSANFCKPEDLDSVRRKIERIFNKCGIDQKEITVLLICISEALTNAVKHADGGTCKVNILSNGFRIEVSDTGPGIAMENLPKATLMKNFSTKQSLGCGFTIMLKYADRLILSTGIEGTTLIIEKSCILPVEISLNDSMDKLT
- a CDS encoding response regulator produces the protein MYKLMVVDGDKLVRQTIQTIIKERNIPLSYAAEATDGVEALLKARKVKPDVVIMEINIPKFDGLNTAEKIKEFLPQCQVIFISAHKEFEYVRQALRIGAFDYLLKPVQPGEFEEVCCKLTEILGINEQEELEFEREKVELASTQLFIRKVLLSGCFSGSNELRNQFHEFFVSLKCGVLMVLSSHAINLDKLIVHNIIGMLKGNLYLCPVPLNPNQIVVFFGQKYGQSKLTTTVLKKYGYRLMEQVALKTGIELNIGIGKIYKDLSKLRKSYLEACDALNLAEFLRMNGVLLTIEECEKFYKDLSNYLLDREKKLIDMILRKKHDDAIICIHDIFNDFQPRLESNLIWEKVFCLEILAVLLRAARKANVNSEELSQINSALTNELVDMTDLGKRLWVEWLEHCVDRIIALIANNEKASVQRLIKEIKEYIENNLNKSITLKDISELTHYNPQYFSRAFKKEIGMTVIEYLTHRRIEKAKMLLKKERLPVRLVAKKVGFSDVAYFSRVFRKVVGVKPSEFREKSG
- a CDS encoding Hsp20/alpha crystallin family protein, with translation MEKLMRWRELTQKYQGKDFWSEIFSNPHTQQMLSSFTEMFGNHARPGTFPPVDIYMNEKEILVVVSLPGQAKEEIQLSLAGDRLSITGNIQPIYKNYTQVITERFYGPFQRTVQLPEVVDKNGIEARFDKGLLEIKFPRICREQEEFIHIK
- a CDS encoding STAS domain-containing protein; the protein is MIDVRIKQEGYTKHIALSGNIDMANASECEEVLTNNLTGVTKMALDLSGLLFIDSTGVGSLVSAIKSAFDKNIQFELVNVPEGIDEVFEIIGLYEVLQQGPGK